GCGGGGTCCGCCTGCCCGGAGGGAGAAGACAATGCTGAACAATATCGGCCTTCCCGGCCTTCTGCTTATCGCCGTCGTCGTGCTGGTGCTTTTCGGCCGGGGCAAGATTTCCTCGCTGATGGGCGAGGTCGGCAAGGGCATCACCGCCTTCAAGAAGGGCGTGAAGGAAGAGACCGAAGAGGCCGCCAAAAGCCTTGAGTCCGCCCGCGACGTGACGCCCGAAGAGGAAAAGGACAAGGCGTAACCCGCCTGTCCGCCTGACCCCATGTTCGACCTTGGCTGGACCGAACTTCTGCTGATCGGCATCGTGGCACTGATCGTGGTGGGCCCCAAGGACCTGCCCGGCATGTTCCGCACGCTGGGCCGTTTCACCGCAAAGGCCCGCAACATGGCGCGGGAGTTTCAGCGCGCGATGGACGACGCCGCCGACCAGGCCGGTGTCAAGGACATGGCCAACGACCTGAGGGACGTGGCCAACCCGCGCAAGATGGGGCTCGACAAGCTGAGCGAGGCGGCGGAAAAATTCGAGAAGTGGGAACCGAAGCTGCCCAAGGGCGCCGGCCCCGCCACCGCCGAGATGACCGAGGAGCGCGCCGAGAAAGCCGCGAAGATGCGCGCGGCCATGGCCGAAAAGGCCGAGGCGCGCCAGGCGGCCGAAGCCGCCGCCGCATCCGAAACCGCGCCGGCGCCTGAGACCAAGGGCGACGCATGAGCACCGACGAAATCGACGACAGTTCCGCGCCCCTGATCGAGCATCTGGCCGAGCTTCGCACCCGGCTGATCTATTCGCTGGCCGCCTTCGTGGTCGGCATGATCATCTGCTTCGCGATCTGGAACCCGATCTTCAACTTCCTGACCCACCCGATCTGCGGCGCGCTGGCCGAACGCGGGCAGGATTGTGGGCTCTACCTGATCAAGTTGCAGGAAGGCTTCTTCGTCGCGATCCAGATCTCGCTTCTGGGCGGGTTCGCACTGTCCTTTCCGTTCATCGCCTTCCAGATGTGGCGGTTCGTGGCGCCGGGGCTGTACAAGTCGGAAAAGGGCGCGTTCCTGCCCTTCCTGATCGCCTCGCCCTTCATGTTCTTCCTTGGCGCGGCGTTTGCGTTCTACGTGGTCACGCCGCTGGCCTTCGACTTCTTCTTGGGCTTTCAGCAGGTCGGCTCGCTGAGTGCGGACGGGGCGGATGTGGCGTCCGAAACGGCGGGCATTACCTTTCACGGCTCCGTGCAGGAGTATCTGGCATTGACCATCAAGTTCATCATCGCGTTTGGCCTGTGCTTCCAGTTGCCGGTCCTGCTGACGCTGATGGGCAAGGCGGGGCTGGTCTCGGCCAAGGGGCTGGGATCGGTGCGGAAATACGCCGTGGTGGGCATTCTGGTTCTGGCCGCGCTGGTGACACCGCCCGACGTGATCACGCAGGTGATCCTGTTCGTGGTGGTCTATGGGCTTTATGAAATCTCGATCCTTCTGGTCGGCCGGGTCGAGAGGAAGCGCGAGAAGGAATTGCGCGAACAGGGCCTGTGGGTCGACGAAGATGACGAAGACGACCCGCTGATGCGCGAGTTCGACGAGGGTGAGGAGCCGGGGCGGTGACCGCCGCGGCCGACCTGAAACGCATCGCCGACGCGCTGGAGCGGATGCAGCCCGCCCCGGCCGAAGCCCCCGACTATAAAGCGGCAGAGGCCTTCGTCTGGCATGTCGCCCCCGACCGTCTGGCCTCGGTGTCCGAGGTCAACCGGGTCGACCTGACGCTGTTGCAGGGGATCGACCGGGCGCGCGACACGCTCTTGGACAACACCCGCCATTTTGCGAAAGGGCTGCCCGCGAACAACGCGCTTTTGTGGGGCGCGCGCGGGATGGGCAAATCGAGCCTTGTGAAGGCCGTGCATGCGGCCGTGGTCGCCGAAGGGCACGCCCTGAAAATCGTCGAGGTTCAGCGGGAGGACCTGCCCTCCATCGGCCGGTTGCTGACGCTCTTACGCGCCGCCGACGAACGCTTCCTGCTGTTCTGCGATGACCTGTCGTTCAGCCATGACGACCAGCACTACAAATCGCTGAAGGCCGTGCTGGATGGCGGGATCGAGGGGCGACCGGCCAATGTGGTGTTCTACGCCACCTCGAACCGCCGCCACCTGATGCCCCGCGACATGATCGAGAACGAACGGTCGTCGGCGATCAACCCGTCCGAGGCGGTCGAGGAAAAGGTCTCTCTCTCCGACCGGTTCGGCCTTTGGCTGGGGTTCCACCCGTGCAGCCAGGACGACTACCTTGCGATGATCCGCGGCTATTGCGCGGCGCATGGGCTGGAGATCGACGACGAGACGCTGCGCGCCGAAGCGATCGAGTGGCAAGCCACGCGCGGGGCGCGGTCGGGCCGGGTCGCATGGCAGTTCTTCACCGATCTGGCGGCGCGACGCGGCGTGCGGCTGTAAGGCCGCGCCGCGGCGCAGCAATCGGCCCCGGCCCCGCATGACGGCACCCCCGGTCATACATGCCCCCTGAACAATCCAGACGCGAAACGGCAGCGGTGCACGCCACCCTGCCCCGGTTTTTTTGGCGTTTTGACGCCCGCGACCGACCGAAGCGATTGGCGCCGGGCCTCTTTCACTTGCACCGCTTTGCGTTATGTTCCACTAGGACAGGGCACTCGGAACCGTCGTCCGTACGGACGTCAGAGATACGGATACAGGATGAACAGCGTAGTGAAACCCACCGAAGAAATCTCGGTGCGCGACATCTTCGGGATCGACACGGACATGGTGGTCAAGGGATTCGAAGAGAAATCCGACCGCGTGCCCGATTTCGATTCCACCTACAAGTTCGATCCCGATACCACGCTGGCCATCCTTGCCGGCTTTTCCCACAATCGCCGCGTGATGATCCAGGGCTATCACGGCACGGGCAAGTCGACCCATATCGAACAGGTCGCCGCGCGGCTGAACTGGCCCTGCGTGCGGGTGAACCTCGACAGCCATATCAGCCGGATCGACCTGATCGGGAAAGACGCGATCAAGCTGAAGGACGGCAAGCAGGTGACCGAGTTTCAGGAAGGCATCCTGCCCTGGGCTCTGCGCAACGCCTGCGCGATCGTGTTCGACGAATACGATGCGGGCCGGGCCGACGTGATGTTCGTGATCCAGCGCGTGCTGGAGGTTGACGGCAAGCTGACGCTTCTGGACCAGAACGAGGTGATCACGCCCCACCCCTATTTCCGCCTGTTCGCGACGTCGAACACGGTTGGCCTTGGCGATACGACGGGCCTGTACCATGGCACCCAGCAGATCAACCAGGGCCAGATGGACCGCTGGTCGATGGTGGCGACGCTGAACTATCTGTCCCACGACGCCGAAACGGCGATCGTTCTGGCCAAGTGCCCGCATTACAACACCGAGAAGGGCCGCAAGACCATCGGCCATATGGTGACGGTCGCCGACCTGACCCGCACGGCGTTCATGAACGGCGATCTGTCGACCGTGATGAGCCCGCGCACCGTGATCGCATGGGCCCAGAATGCCGAGATCTTCCGCAATGTCGGCTACGCGTTCCGGGTGACCTTCCTCAACAAGTGCGACGAACTGGAACGCCAGACGGTGGCGGAGTTCTATCAGCGCCTGTTCGACGAGGAACTGCCCGAAAGCGCCGCCAGCGTCAGCGTCAGCTGATCTTCTACCGGAGGACGCAGCCAGCGCTGGCCCCGCATGGCAGCGGGCTGGGGTCGTGCGCGCCATCGCAGCCCCCTGCATGTTTGAACTGATTGCCGGCGGGCGCCGTTGCGGCGCGCGCCATGCGGCGATTGGCTGACGCGATCCGGGTCAGGGGCGGCGCACAGGAACAATTGCCCGGAAATCGGGCAAAGCGCAGAAACAACTACATCGCGATTACATCACATGTATATACACTATTGACCGGATGCAGGCCTGTCATACAGTTGTTACATGACAGGCAAAATGACATCACTTCTTGGCGGTGCATTTCTACTGACCGTCACGACGACCACAGCAATCGGCGCCCCGGCCATGCCCGGGACACCGTGGAAACAGGCGGAGGTCTTTTCGATCTGTTCGGGCCGCCTTGCCGCGCTGGCCGCACGCCAGCAGGCCAATGACGACCCGCAATCGACCCGCACCCTGCGCCAGCGCGACATGTTCGACCTGATGCTGGAGGCGACGCTTCCGGATGCAGTCAGCTATGGCGTCCCCGAGGATGAGCCGCTCCGCTGGCGCTCCTCCGGCTGGTCGGAAACGGCGATCCTGCTGTCCAACATCTCCTACAGCTTCGATGCCGGCCGGGTGGAACGCGCGCAGGCGGCGCTGGAACAGCGCATCGCGGATTGTACGGGGCTGCTGTTGGGGGATTAACAGGCCCTCAGGCGAAGGCGGCAGTTCATGTGGGATGCCTTGCTTGCGGGGCCAAACGCGTCTTTGCGCTTTGGCGCCAAGTGGCCGGCTTGACCGCCAGCTTCACGATGACAGCGCGAATTCCACCGCAGCATCGCAATGCAGCTTTGACGTGTTGAACATCGGAAAGTCCGGTGCGTCGTCCTGATCGATCAGCAGGAATATCTCCGTGCATCCCAGGATCAGGCCCTCCACCCCATCATCGCGCCTCATGCGGGCGGCGATATCAAGGTAACGGCGCTTGGACGCCTCTCTCAGCTCGCCCTTGACCAGTTCATCGAAGATGATCCGGTCGATGTCCGTCCGTTCCGCTTCGGATGGCGCGACGGTCTCGATCCCGAACCGGTCCTGATAGCGCGCCTTGAGATAATCCATCTCCATCACCGGCCGCGTGCCGAACAGCGCGACCTTGCGCAGCCCCTGTGCCTTGATCGCAGCGCCCGTGGGATCGGCGATGTGGATCATCGGGATCGGTGCGCCCTCCATCAAGGCTTCCATCGGTTTGTGCAGCGTGTTGGAGACACACAGGATGACATCCGCGCCGCCCGCGACCAGGCTATCGATCTTCGATTGCATGTACCGGCCGAGACCGTCCCAATCATTGTCGCGAATAAAGGCCTCGATATTTCCGAAGTTCATGCCCGCGATCAGTGTCTCGGCAATTTCCCATCCCCCCAGCCGTGCATTCACGGCGTCGTTCAGGAACCGATAATATTCGCCCGTCGCCACGTTCGAGCAGCCACCGAGCAAACCGATGGTCTTTTGTTTCAGCGGTCGTGTCGGCATCGGGTGAATCTCCTCGCAGGTCGGCGCGGGGACCTTGGCCGCGCCGCAGCGCTTTTGCAAGCAGCGGCGCGGCCGGCGGGTGCGCGCGGCACAGCCCACTGGCCAATCCCCGGCGTTCTCCCTAGATTGGCAGGGTATTCTTACGCGCGGACGTTTCCCTGATGCCCAAACCGACCGACAACCCCGCCGATCCGTTCAAGAAGGCCCTGGCCGAGGCCACGAAGGTGATGGCCGACGACCCCGATCTCGGCATTTCCTACTCGGTCGATCCGCCGGGCATGGCGGGGGATGCGATGCGCCTGCCGCAGATCAGCCGCCGGATGAGCCGGGACGAGGTGCTTTTGGCCCGCGGAACGGCGGACGCCTACGCCCTGCGGCACAAGTATCACGACACCGCCACCCATGCCCGCTATCGCCCCACCGGGCAGTTGGCGAGCGATCTGTATGAGGCGATGGAAGTCGCCCGGTGCGAGGCGATGGGCGCCCGCACCATGCCGGGCACGGCCAGCAATATCGACGCCATGATCGCCGCCGAAGCGGGCAAGAAGGGATATGCCGAGGCGCGGGAGGCCAGCGAAGTGCCCCTTGCCGCCGCCGCGGGCTATCTGGTCCGGCACCTTGCCACGGGTCGCGACCTGCCCGAGGGCGCGGATAACGTCATGCAGCTTTGGCGCGGCTTCATCGAGGAACAGGCCGGCGGCACGCTGGAGGACGTGAACGGGGTTCTGGCCGATCAGGCGGCCTTTGCCCGGATGGCGCGGCAGGTGATCAGCGATCTGGGCTATGGCGACCAGCTGGGCGACGACCCCGACCTTGAGGACGACGAAAACGAAGAGGACAGCGCCGAAACGGACGAGGAACCGCCCGAGAACTACGGCGAGGAGGAGCAGCAGGACAGCGACGAGGCCGACGCCAGCGCCGAGCAGGAGCAGGACAGCACGCAGGACATGGCGCAGGCCCATATCAGCCCCGACGAGGCGGCGGATATGGAAATGGGCGAGGAGACGGAACTTCCCGACGGGGAGGCCCCGCTGGAACCGCCGCCCCCGCCGCCCCATTCCGAGGCCGACCCCGACTACACCGTCTTCTCCCCCGACTATGATGAGGAGATCGTGGCGCAGGATCTGGCAGAGCCCGCCGAACTGGAACGGCTGCGCGCCTATCTGGATCAGCAACTGGACCCGTTGAAAGGCGCGGTCGGGCGGCTGGCCAACAAGTTGCAGCGCCGGCTTCAGGCGCAGCAGAACCGCAGTTGGGAATTCGACCGGGAGGAAGGGATCCTCGATGCCGGGCGGCTGGCCCGCGTGGTGGCGAATCCCACCACGCCGCTGAGTTTCAAGGTCGAGAAGGATACAGAGTTCCGCGACACGGTGGTGACGCTGCTGCTGGACAATTCCGGATCCATGCGGGGGCGGCCGATTTCCATCGCCGCGATCTGCGCCGATGTTCTGGCCCGCACGCTGGAACGATGCGACGTGAAGGTCGAGATCCTCGGCTTTACCACCCGCGCGTGGAAAGGCGGGCAAAGCCGCGAGAAATGGCTGGCCGAGGGGCGGCCGCAGCGCCCCGGACGCCTGAACGACCTGCGCCATATCGTGTACAAATCGGCGGATGCGCCGTGGCGGCGGTCGCGCGAAAACCTGGGCCTGATGATGAAAGAGGGTCTTCTGAAGGAAAACATCGACGGCGAGGCGCTGGAATGGGCGCATCGGCGGATGATGGCCCGGCCCGAGGCGCGCAAGATCCTGATGGTGATTTCCGACGGCGCACCGGTGGACGATTCCACCCTGTCGGTGAACGCCGCCAACTATCTTGAAAAACACCTGCGCGACGTGATCGCGATGGTGGAACGCAAGAAGATCGTCGAACTGATCGCCATCGGCATCGGCCATGACGTGACGCGGTATTATGACCGGGCGGTCACGATCACCGATGTCGAACAGTTGGCCGGCGCGATGACCGAACAGCTTGCCAGCCTGTTCGACAAGGACCCACGCGCCCGGGCGCGCATGGTCGGGATCAAGAAGGCGGGATAGCGTGGAGGCGGCGAAGGGCGGGTTTGCGGACGGAGCGATCGTTCGTACACTTGGCTCAAATGGCCGCTTTGGAAAAAGCTATTTCACGAACAGCGACCATATCGAAACATTGTGACGCATGCGCGCCAACAATTTAGCTCCTACGCAGTATCGCCTTTACGGCTTCCCCATAATCGAAAGCAAGGCTAGACGGTGGGG
The genomic region above belongs to Rhodovulum sp. P5 and contains:
- the tatA gene encoding twin-arginine translocase TatA/TatE family subunit, which translates into the protein MLNNIGLPGLLLIAVVVLVLFGRGKISSLMGEVGKGITAFKKGVKEETEEAAKSLESARDVTPEEEKDKA
- the tatB gene encoding Sec-independent protein translocase protein TatB; protein product: MFDLGWTELLLIGIVALIVVGPKDLPGMFRTLGRFTAKARNMAREFQRAMDDAADQAGVKDMANDLRDVANPRKMGLDKLSEAAEKFEKWEPKLPKGAGPATAEMTEERAEKAAKMRAAMAEKAEARQAAEAAAASETAPAPETKGDA
- the tatC gene encoding twin-arginine translocase subunit TatC, whose amino-acid sequence is MSTDEIDDSSAPLIEHLAELRTRLIYSLAAFVVGMIICFAIWNPIFNFLTHPICGALAERGQDCGLYLIKLQEGFFVAIQISLLGGFALSFPFIAFQMWRFVAPGLYKSEKGAFLPFLIASPFMFFLGAAFAFYVVTPLAFDFFLGFQQVGSLSADGADVASETAGITFHGSVQEYLALTIKFIIAFGLCFQLPVLLTLMGKAGLVSAKGLGSVRKYAVVGILVLAALVTPPDVITQVILFVVVYGLYEISILLVGRVERKREKELREQGLWVDEDDEDDPLMREFDEGEEPGR
- a CDS encoding ATP-binding protein, which produces MQPAPAEAPDYKAAEAFVWHVAPDRLASVSEVNRVDLTLLQGIDRARDTLLDNTRHFAKGLPANNALLWGARGMGKSSLVKAVHAAVVAEGHALKIVEVQREDLPSIGRLLTLLRAADERFLLFCDDLSFSHDDQHYKSLKAVLDGGIEGRPANVVFYATSNRRHLMPRDMIENERSSAINPSEAVEEKVSLSDRFGLWLGFHPCSQDDYLAMIRGYCAAHGLEIDDETLRAEAIEWQATRGARSGRVAWQFFTDLAARRGVRL
- the cobS gene encoding cobaltochelatase subunit CobS; the encoded protein is MNSVVKPTEEISVRDIFGIDTDMVVKGFEEKSDRVPDFDSTYKFDPDTTLAILAGFSHNRRVMIQGYHGTGKSTHIEQVAARLNWPCVRVNLDSHISRIDLIGKDAIKLKDGKQVTEFQEGILPWALRNACAIVFDEYDAGRADVMFVIQRVLEVDGKLTLLDQNEVITPHPYFRLFATSNTVGLGDTTGLYHGTQQINQGQMDRWSMVATLNYLSHDAETAIVLAKCPHYNTEKGRKTIGHMVTVADLTRTAFMNGDLSTVMSPRTVIAWAQNAEIFRNVGYAFRVTFLNKCDELERQTVAEFYQRLFDEELPESAASVSVS
- a CDS encoding aspartate/glutamate racemase family protein, encoding MPTRPLKQKTIGLLGGCSNVATGEYYRFLNDAVNARLGGWEIAETLIAGMNFGNIEAFIRDNDWDGLGRYMQSKIDSLVAGGADVILCVSNTLHKPMEALMEGAPIPMIHIADPTGAAIKAQGLRKVALFGTRPVMEMDYLKARYQDRFGIETVAPSEAERTDIDRIIFDELVKGELREASKRRYLDIAARMRRDDGVEGLILGCTEIFLLIDQDDAPDFPMFNTSKLHCDAAVEFALSS
- the cobT gene encoding cobaltochelatase subunit CobT: MPKPTDNPADPFKKALAEATKVMADDPDLGISYSVDPPGMAGDAMRLPQISRRMSRDEVLLARGTADAYALRHKYHDTATHARYRPTGQLASDLYEAMEVARCEAMGARTMPGTASNIDAMIAAEAGKKGYAEAREASEVPLAAAAGYLVRHLATGRDLPEGADNVMQLWRGFIEEQAGGTLEDVNGVLADQAAFARMARQVISDLGYGDQLGDDPDLEDDENEEDSAETDEEPPENYGEEEQQDSDEADASAEQEQDSTQDMAQAHISPDEAADMEMGEETELPDGEAPLEPPPPPPHSEADPDYTVFSPDYDEEIVAQDLAEPAELERLRAYLDQQLDPLKGAVGRLANKLQRRLQAQQNRSWEFDREEGILDAGRLARVVANPTTPLSFKVEKDTEFRDTVVTLLLDNSGSMRGRPISIAAICADVLARTLERCDVKVEILGFTTRAWKGGQSREKWLAEGRPQRPGRLNDLRHIVYKSADAPWRRSRENLGLMMKEGLLKENIDGEALEWAHRRMMARPEARKILMVISDGAPVDDSTLSVNAANYLEKHLRDVIAMVERKKIVELIAIGIGHDVTRYYDRAVTITDVEQLAGAMTEQLASLFDKDPRARARMVGIKKAG